Part of the Oncorhynchus nerka isolate Pitt River linkage group LG14, Oner_Uvic_2.0, whole genome shotgun sequence genome is shown below.
gaaggaaggaaggaaggaaggaaggaaggaagggagggagggagggaggaaggaaggaaggaaggaaggaaggaaggaaggaaggaggaggaaggaagggagaggagggaggaaggaagaaaggaaggaaggaaggaaggaaggaagaaaggaaggaaggaaggaaggaaggggaagggaggaagggaggaagggaggaaggaaggaagggaggaaggaagggaggaaggaagggagaaggaggaaggaagggaggaaggaagggaggaaggaagggaggaagggagggagggaggaagggaggaaggaaggaaggaaggaaggaaggaaggaaggaaggaaggaaggaaggaaggaagggaggaaggaaggaagggaggaaggaaggaaggaagggaggaaggaaggaaggaagggaggaaggaaggaaggaaggaaggattttTATTTTGGTTTTATTAAACCCCCCCTCTTCGGAGGACAAATATCTTTGTTTTTTTGACCGCTTTTTAAAAaacaatatatacagttgaagtcgaaagtttacaccgtagccaaatacattatgAATGTTGTccccttcctcctgacagagctggtgtaacagtcaggtttgtcgggctccttgctcgcacacactttttcagttctgcccacaaatcgtgtataggattgaggtcagggttttgttgtCTTTACGACAttctgccacaactttggaagtatgcttggggtcattgtccatttggaagacccatttaagctttaacttcctgactgatgtcttgagatgttgcttcaatatatccacataactttccttcctcatgatgccatctattttgtgaagtccaccagtcccccctgcagaaaagcacctccacaacatgatgctgccgcccccgtgcttcacggttgggatggtgttcttcggcttgcaagcctccaccttttccctccaaactatcagaagcttctgaagccatgacatcattttctggaattttccaagcggtttaaaggcaggccttgaaatacatccacagttacacctccaattgactcaaatgatgtcaattagcctatcagaagcttctgaagccttgacatcattttctggaattttccaagcggtttaaaggcaggccttgaaatacatccacagttacacctccaattgactcaaatgatgtcaattagcctatcagaagcttctaaagccttgacatcattttctggaatgttccaagctgttttaaaggcacagtcaacttagtgtatgtaaacttctgacccactggaattgtgatacagtgaattataattgaaataaatctgtctgtaaacaactgttcgaaaaatgacttgtgtcatgcacaaagtagatgtcctttaccgacttgccaaaaaactatagtttgtggagtggtttgaaaaacgagttaatgactccaacctaagtgtaatgtaaacttctgacttcaactgtacttacgTTACCTATACATTTGACATACAGTACATGGTACTTTTTATACATAAACCAAAATACATCACCAAATGCTTTAATCCCACccttcagcccatcccacctatcagcatagggagggagggagttaacACTAACCACTATAAATACACATTGCTACAGTAACTCAATGGGCGTGTGTATTTTTCAGTGACAAATCAATGTACATGCTCTTTCAGTCACagtatttcaacaggacaatgattcTTTTCACAAAGAGCGAGGTCTTGGGACCAGCAagctaaactaacctgtagatagtgtagtgCCTTCTGTCCCATGGAAGGCTGGGAGTAGCAGTCTGCCCAGACAGGGGCCAGGTTAGTGGGGTAGAATGCAGGGTGGGAGGTGTTGGTTACCAGGCTGTAGTCCAACCAGACGCCCCTCTTCTCGTCCCACAGCACTGCCTCTATGGCCTCTTGTCTGGCTGATACAGCTTTGTCATACCGCGCTGCTTCAGACTCATTACCTGGAACCACAGATTATACAGGACTTTTACTGGACCACATGACCTGCTGACAAATATCTAGGGCCCAGAGGTTGTACCTAGGGCCCAGAGGTTGTACCTAGGGCCCAGAGGTTGTACCTAGGGCCCAGAGGTTGTACCTAGGGCCCAGAGGTTGTAACTAGAACAGGTGGTAAAGAAAATTCCTTCCGCTAGCTAGTCAAAGGTTATATGCGGCAAGTCATTCTCCTCACCCAGCGTCCTGTAGAAGTGAGCCAGTGTCCTTTCGTTGCGACAGAGCAGAGCGTTGAGGTCTGTAGGAATGAGCAGACTGGTTCTGGTGTCTTTCAGAGACCCGTTGTTGTTCCCCAGGCCGTCCACAAACCAGCGAGACGAGAAGTCCCACCCGGACTCTGCTCCTGAATGCAGCTCTTTCCACAGCCTCTCTGCAGCATCTGAGTTCAGGAAGATGGACGCAGGTTAAGGACCAGGTCTCAAAAAGGGCTTCCCTCTACTCTAAAGTACTTCAGACCAACCCAATAGATAGTGTGTTCATGATGGGGAATGTTGTTTGTTCATGAAGTAGGGAATTAACGTTTACCCTCGGTCAGACCTTCAGCCAGCTCTAGATCATCACTGTAGGACTCCGGTCTGGAAGAAAAGTAACAGACgcaacacacagatacagacacacacacacacacacacacaaatcaactCCAAAAATACATGTACGTGGGTGGGATTTTGTGTTGTGACAGATGGACAAAATAAAGTTGTGTCTTGTATTGAAGGGGATGAGGGTAATGTTCCTGTTGTGTTCCTTACCTGGGCAGGCCCACCTGTACATCAAAACGGTTCAGAACGTGCTTATTCCCCTTTACTTCAACAGCCACAGAGCGGTTCCGATCCAGAACAGGTACTCCTGCTCTAGAGCGGGCAGAGCAGTCCTACACAGTAGAGTAGGTTGGGATTATAATCTACGGCTGGCAGAGCAGTCCTACACAGTAGAGTGTTGGGATTATAATCTAGGGCTGGCAGAGCAGTCCTACACAGTAGAGTGTTGGGATTATAATCTAGGGCTGGCAGAGCAGTCCTACACAGAGTGTTGGGATTATAACCTAGGCTGGCAGAGCAGTCCTACACAGTAGAGTGTTGGGATTATAATCTAGGGCTGGCAGAGCAGTCCTACACAGTAGAGTGTTGGGATTATAATCTAGAGCGGGCAGAGCAGTCCTACACAGTAGAGTGTTGGGATTATAATCTAGGGCTGGCAGAGCAGTCCCACACAGTAGAGTAGGTTGGGATTATAATTTAGGGCTGGCAGAGCAGTCCTACACAGTAGAGTAGGTTGGGATTATAATCTATGGCTGGCAGAGCAGTCCTACACAGTAGAGTAGGTTGGGATTATAATCTAGGGCTGGCAGAGCAGTCCTACACAGTAGAGTAGGTTGGGATTATAATCTAGGGCTGGCAGAGCAGTCCTACACAGTAAAGTAGGTTGGGATTATAATCTAGGGCTGGCAGAAGAGTCCTACACAGTAAAAGTAGATGGGGATTATAATCTAGGGCTGGCAGAACAGTCCTACACATTAGAGTAGGTTGGGATTATAATATAGGGCTGGCAGAGCAGTCCTACACAGTAGAGTAGGTTGGGATTATAATCTAGGGCTGGCAGAACAGTCCTACACAGTAGAGTAGGTTGGGATTATAACCTAGGGGCTGGCAGAACAGTCCTACACAGTAGAGTAGGTTGGGATTATAAAACAGTTCTACACAGTAGAGTAGGTTGGGATTATAATCTAGGGCTGGCAGAGCAGTCCTACACAGTAGAGTAGGTTGGGATTATAATCTAGGGCTGGCAGAACAGTCCTACACAGTAGAGTAGGTTGGGATTATAATCTAGGGCTGGCAGAACAGTCCTACACAGTGGAGTAGGTTGGGATTATAATCTAGGGCTGGCAGAACAGTCCTACACAGTAGAGTGGAGTTGGGATTATAATCTAGGGCTGGCAGAACAGTCCTACACAGTAGAGTAGGTTGGGATTATAAACAGTTCTACACAGTAGAGTAGGTTGGGATTATAATCTAGGGCTGGCAGAACAGTCCTACACAGTAGAGTAGGTTGGGATTATAATCTAGGGCTGGCAGAACAGTCCTACACAGTGGAGTAGGTTGGGATTATAATCTAGGGCTGGCAGAACAGTCCTACACATTAGAGTAGGTTGGGATTATAATATAGGGCTGGCAGAGCAGTCCTACAGTAGAGTAGGTTGGGATTATAATCTAGGGCTGGCAGAGCAGTCCTACACAGTAGAGTAGGTTGGGATTATAATCTAGGGCTGGCAGAGCAGTCCTACACAGTAAAGTAGGTTGGGATTATAATCTAGGGCTGGCAGAACAGTCCTACACATTAGAGTAGGTTGGGATTATAATATAGGGCTGGCAGAGCAGTCCTACACAGTATAGTAGGTTGGGATTATAATCTAGGGCTGGCAGAACAGTCCTACACAGTAGAGTAGGTTGGGATTATAATCTAGGGCTGGCAGAACAGTCCTACACAGTAGAGTAGGTTGGGATTATAAACAGTTCTACACAGTAGAGTAGGTTGGAATTATAATCTAGGGCTGGCAGAGAGTCATACACAGTAGAGTAGGTTGGGATTATAATCTAGGGCTGGCAGAACAGTCCTACACAGTGGAGTAGGTTGGGATTATAATCTAGGGCTGGCAGAACAGTCCTACACATTAGAGTAGGTTGGGATTATAATCTAGGGCTGGCAGAGCAGTCCTACACAGTAGAGTAGGTTGGGATTATAATCTAGGGCTGGCAGAGCAGTCCTACACAGTAGAGAAAGGTTGGGATTATAATCTAGGGCTGGCAGAGCAGTCCTACACAGTAGAGTAGGTTGGGATTATAATCTAGGGCTGGCAGAGCAGTCCTACACAGTAGAGTAGGTTGGGATTATAATCTAGGGCTGGCAGAGCAGTCCTACACAGTAAAGTAGGTTGGGATTATAATCTAGGGCTGGCAGAACAGTCCTACACATTAGAGTAGGTTGGGATTATAATATAGGGCTGGCAGAGCAGTCCTAAACAGTAGAGTAGGTTGGGATTATAATCTAGGGCTGGCAGAACAGTCCTACACAGTAGAGTAGGTTGGGATTATAATCTAGGGCTGGCAGAACAGTCCTACACAGTAGAGTAGGTTGGGATTAGACTCATTCCCAAACCAAACCAAAGGAGAAAATCAGTTGTTTCTCTGCTAGGCACGACCTCGTGTCACCCCTACAAacaataacctcaagtcaaaaccgttacaacCTGAACAGAGAGTTCTGCCAACCTTTAGAATGGACGCCTTTGAGCATTCATGACAGAAGCCCCATTCATGACAAGCCCATTCATGACAAGCCCCATTCATGACAAGCCCCATTCATGACAAGCCCCATTCATAACAAGCCCCATTCATGACAAGCCCCATTCATAAACAAAATGTTGGGGAAAAAGGAATCGCTACCTGAGGAAATCTGTGTCTTTAGTGGTCTGATAGTAACTACCTGAGGAAATCTGTGTCGTTAGTAACTACCTGAGGAAATCTGTGTCGTTAGTGGTCTGATAGTAACTACCTGAGGAAATCTGTGTCGTTAGTGGTCTGATAGTAACTACCTGAGGAAATCTGTGTCGTTAGTGGTCTGATAGTAACTACCTGAGGAAATCTGTGTCTTTAGTGGTCTGATAGTAACTACCTGAGGAAATCTGTGTCTTTAGTGGTCTGATAGTAACTACCTGAGGAAATCTGTGTCGTTAGTAACTACCTGAGGAAATCTGTGTCTTTAGTGGTCTGATAGTAACTACCTGAGGAAGTCTGTGTCGTTAGTAACTACCTGAGGAAATCTGTGTCGTTAGTAACTACCTGAGGAGATCTGTGTCGTTAGTAACTACCTGAGGAGATCTGTGTCGTTAGTGGTCTGATAGTAACTACCTGAGGGGAAGTCTGTGTCATTAGTAACTACCTGAGGAGATCTGTGTCGTTAGTAACTACCTGAGGAGATCTGTGTCGTTAGTGGTCTGATAGTAACTCTCCACCATCAGAGACAGGAAGGGGGCTGACTGCGACGCCGTAGTAAACTCTAGCCCGTTGAGGATGAAACCATATCtggagaggggaggaatggaaAAAGAAAATATAGATATTACAAAAAATTCCATTCGTTTTGTATCTTTCATTTGATGATtattaaaacattgtatccagatttgtggttgtattgtgttcTTTTAAATTGACAAATAAAACATTGTATGTAAGGTAATTCTAACCTACGGTGCAATCGgaaaagaattcagaccccttgactttttacacattttgttacgttacaggcttattctaatatttattgaattgttttttttcccctcgATCTACATAcgataccccataacgacaaagcaaaaactttttatacatttttgctaatgtattaaaaataaaaaatcatttaCATAAATGTTCagagcctt
Proteins encoded:
- the LOC115125051 gene encoding LOW QUALITY PROTEIN: trehalase (The sequence of the model RefSeq protein was modified relative to this genomic sequence to represent the inferred CDS: inserted 2 bases in 2 codons; deleted 1 base in 1 codon), encoding CVCVYQISSDALAHPEQYSQIFTPHPFVVPGGRFRELYYWDSSVINGLLLSEMTDTARGMILNFIHLINRYGFILNGLEFTTASQSAPFLSLMVESYYQTTNDTDLLRTALPALEQEYLFWXRNRSVAVEVKGNKHVLNRFDVQVGLPRPESYSDDLELAEGLTEDAAERLWKELHSGAESGWDFSSRWFVDGLGNNNGSLKDTRTSLLIPTDLNALLCRNERTLAHFYRTLGNESEAARYDKAVSARQEAIEAVLWDEKRGVWLDYSLVTNTSHPAFYPTNLAPVWADCYSQPSMGQKALHYLQTSGGLAFPNGVPTSLVDSGQQWDYPNAWPPLQHILIQGLSSLPSQEARELGFDLAQRWIRTNWLAXVKYEAMFEKYNVNGDGKPGGGGEYEVQLGFGWTNGVALQLLSQYGDRLSSGSNGNSFTSCLSISVSVALLCSAQTLFL